From one Luteolibacter sp. Y139 genomic stretch:
- the trpD gene encoding anthranilate phosphoribosyltransferase: MDALIHHLERKEELSPREITVAAELLLDPHAPDEKKVAVLENLSKKGETPAELAGFVEAFLEHAVDPHVGLLDLEGPTIDVCGTGGDKLNLFNVSTTAMFVVAATGAVVMKHGNRGITSKSGGADVLEYLGIRIDLDADGFRDCLEKAGVGFLFAPNYHPAFKAVANARKQLAEKGVRTIFNLIGPLMNPAKPQCQLVGVFDREMCPAFAEILQRLGRESAWAVHGTTGDGRCVDEVSLMGSTRICKAGLYQDLQDEEIRPRDFGMKHAEVEELQGGDAEVNAAILEAILSGKDTGAKRDMVVLNAGAAIACCGLADDIGDGIEIARRLIDDGSALDRLRLLQDVAKR, translated from the coding sequence GTGGACGCACTGATTCATCATCTGGAACGGAAAGAGGAGCTCTCGCCCCGTGAAATCACCGTGGCTGCCGAGCTGCTGCTCGATCCGCATGCGCCGGATGAGAAGAAGGTGGCCGTGCTGGAGAACCTTTCCAAGAAAGGGGAAACGCCGGCGGAGCTTGCCGGGTTTGTGGAGGCTTTCCTGGAGCATGCCGTCGACCCGCATGTCGGTCTGCTGGATCTTGAGGGGCCGACGATCGACGTCTGCGGCACCGGTGGCGACAAGCTGAACCTTTTCAATGTTTCCACCACGGCGATGTTCGTGGTGGCTGCGACCGGTGCGGTGGTGATGAAGCACGGCAACCGCGGCATTACCTCGAAGAGCGGTGGTGCCGATGTGCTGGAATACCTCGGCATCCGCATTGATCTAGACGCGGATGGTTTCCGCGATTGTCTGGAGAAGGCAGGGGTTGGCTTCCTTTTTGCGCCGAACTATCATCCCGCCTTCAAGGCGGTGGCGAATGCCCGCAAGCAGCTCGCTGAAAAGGGCGTGCGCACCATCTTCAATCTCATCGGACCACTGATGAATCCGGCCAAGCCGCAGTGCCAGCTGGTCGGCGTCTTTGATCGGGAGATGTGCCCGGCCTTTGCGGAGATCCTCCAGCGCCTCGGTCGTGAAAGCGCCTGGGCTGTCCATGGCACTACCGGCGACGGCCGTTGTGTGGATGAAGTCAGTCTCATGGGCTCCACCCGCATCTGCAAGGCGGGGCTCTATCAGGATCTCCAGGACGAAGAGATTCGCCCGCGTGACTTCGGCATGAAGCATGCCGAGGTGGAGGAGCTGCAAGGCGGCGATGCGGAAGTGAACGCCGCCATTCTGGAAGCCATTCTCAGCGGCAAGGACACCGGGGCGAAGCGCGACATGGTCGTGCTCAATGCGGGTGCTGCGATTGCTTGCTGCGGCCTCGCCGACGACATCGGCGATGGGATCGAGATCGCGAGGCGGTTGATTGATGATGGGAGTGCGCTGGATCGGCTGCGGCTGCTGCAGGATGTGGCGAAGCGCTGA
- the polX gene encoding DNA polymerase/3'-5' exonuclease PolX: MSVTRERLVEVLEEIALLLEIQGENPFKIRAYRQGAEVVSGYDGDIVALARDNKLEGIKGLGDALRDKLHELATTGELEFHKKLRVGYPDSFFDLFDLDGLGPKKIAVLNRELKVDSIPSLKAACEAGTVAGLPGFGAKTQTKILESLARREQSAEAFRLDIAIQAAEDILEVLRLHPEVLRASVAGSTRRSKEIVHDLDFIVATPKPAELTAFFAKQGFAKEVIAQGDTKCSIRLESGMQCDLRAVSNDQYPFALFYFTGSKEHNVAIRSRALKKGWSLNEYAFSGENVPTNIHDEADIYRALGLDFVPPELRENRGEIEAADDGKLPRLLEWENLRGTFHNHTTESDGKASLNAMAEGARELGLQYLGIADHSKSSPQANGLSPERLATQIQTIVAWNKEHGSDQFRLFSGSEVDILKSGDLDFEDDLLASLDYAVASVHNALTLDEEEMTKRIIKAMENPYITMLGHLTGRLLLRRDGYAVNHEKIIDCAAETRTVIELNCNPKRFDMDWRWWHRARDKGVLCSINPDAHSVNQLQYLRFGASVARKGWLRREDVVTTKPLKEMEEWLKLPKPKR; the protein is encoded by the coding sequence ATGTCCGTCACCCGCGAGCGCCTGGTCGAAGTCCTGGAAGAAATCGCCCTGCTGCTAGAGATCCAAGGTGAGAACCCCTTCAAGATCCGCGCCTATCGCCAGGGAGCCGAGGTCGTGTCCGGCTACGACGGCGACATCGTGGCGCTTGCCCGCGACAACAAGCTCGAAGGAATCAAAGGCCTCGGCGATGCCCTGCGCGACAAGCTCCACGAGCTCGCCACCACCGGTGAGCTGGAGTTCCATAAGAAACTGCGGGTCGGCTATCCGGACTCGTTCTTCGACCTCTTCGACCTCGATGGGCTCGGCCCAAAGAAGATCGCAGTCCTGAATCGCGAGCTGAAAGTCGATTCGATCCCCTCTCTGAAGGCCGCTTGCGAAGCCGGCACCGTAGCCGGACTCCCCGGATTCGGAGCCAAGACCCAGACCAAGATCCTCGAATCACTCGCGCGCCGTGAGCAATCGGCCGAGGCTTTCCGCCTCGATATCGCCATTCAGGCGGCAGAAGACATCCTGGAAGTGCTGCGCCTGCATCCGGAAGTGCTACGCGCCTCGGTCGCCGGCTCGACCCGGCGGTCGAAGGAGATCGTGCACGACCTCGACTTCATCGTCGCCACGCCCAAGCCAGCGGAATTGACAGCATTCTTCGCCAAGCAAGGCTTCGCCAAGGAAGTCATCGCCCAAGGCGACACCAAGTGCTCGATCCGCTTGGAAAGCGGCATGCAGTGCGACCTCCGCGCGGTCTCAAATGACCAGTATCCTTTTGCGCTGTTCTATTTCACCGGTAGCAAGGAGCACAACGTGGCCATCCGCTCCCGCGCCTTGAAGAAAGGCTGGTCGCTCAACGAATACGCCTTCTCCGGCGAAAACGTACCCACCAACATCCACGACGAGGCGGACATCTATCGCGCACTCGGCCTCGATTTCGTTCCACCCGAACTACGCGAGAACCGCGGCGAGATCGAAGCAGCAGACGACGGCAAGCTGCCGCGCCTGTTAGAATGGGAAAACCTGCGCGGCACCTTCCACAACCACACCACCGAGTCCGACGGCAAGGCTTCGCTCAACGCGATGGCCGAAGGCGCCCGGGAGCTGGGCTTGCAATACCTCGGCATCGCCGATCACTCGAAGTCCTCGCCGCAGGCCAATGGCCTCAGCCCCGAACGCTTGGCCACGCAGATCCAAACCATCGTCGCGTGGAACAAGGAGCACGGCAGCGATCAATTCCGGCTCTTCTCCGGCTCCGAAGTCGACATCCTCAAGAGCGGCGACCTCGACTTCGAGGACGATCTGTTAGCCTCACTCGACTACGCAGTGGCATCCGTCCACAACGCCCTCACGCTCGATGAGGAAGAGATGACCAAGCGGATCATCAAGGCGATGGAGAATCCCTACATCACCATGCTCGGCCACCTCACCGGGCGCTTGCTGCTTCGCCGCGATGGCTACGCGGTGAACCACGAGAAGATCATCGACTGCGCCGCCGAAACCCGCACCGTCATCGAACTCAACTGCAACCCGAAGCGCTTCGACATGGACTGGCGCTGGTGGCACCGCGCCCGCGACAAGGGCGTGCTGTGCTCCATCAATCCCGACGCCCACTCGGTCAACCAACTCCAATACCTCCGCTTCGGCGCAAGCGTCGCCAGGAAGGGCTGGCTGCGACGCGAGGACGTGGTGACCACCAAGCCGCTGAAGGAAATGGAAGAGTGGCTGAAGTTGCCGAAGCCGAAGCGGTGA
- a CDS encoding sodium:solute symporter family protein: MALSIFLNPALLGVIQLSTLDWVIIVGSILVCFVPALFYGKKSGESTSEFFASGQSVPWWLAGLSMVATTFSSDTPNWVTEQVRKFGVAGNWQWWAFVLTGVATVFFFARLWRRSGVMTDLEFYELRYSGKAASVVRGFRAVYLGLFFNCFIMGMVTLAACKIANILFGLDNWQTILICGVLNVVFAAHSGLWGVLIIDMVQFFIKMTAVFAAAYFALKEVARRTGVGETAFAGLHKLVEVLGTQQVVTPKGAQPVMSVADGTGQPILDVLPNFGMWDLALMIFLVPIAIGWWANWYPGAEPGGGSYIAQRMLASKSEKDSLGGTLFFNIAHYVLRPWPWIITALCSIIVYPDLASIKEAFPDANPNLIGHDSAFPAMLKFLPVGFMGLMVGGLIAANSSTILTHLNWGASYLVHDFYRRFIKTDGTEKHYVSVGRVCTLLLYVVAASLSYALTSAQEAFEALINIGAGTGLLYIVRWFWWRVNAWCEIVAMAAAVVTSVTLFALKKTGHEIPFAPGVICSVAFTTVCWLSMAFLAPQTDRKTLISFFRKVQPAGPGWNSVRREAGVPESTVKASGDHMGLATLGWVSGCALIWSSLFAIGKFLYGEMTMAWILTGVLVVSGLVLLQVIRKLWS; encoded by the coding sequence ATGGCGCTTTCCATCTTCTTGAACCCAGCCCTGCTCGGCGTGATCCAGCTTAGCACGCTCGACTGGGTGATCATCGTAGGCTCGATTCTAGTCTGCTTCGTTCCGGCGCTGTTCTATGGAAAGAAGTCGGGCGAAAGCACCTCCGAGTTCTTCGCCTCCGGCCAATCGGTGCCGTGGTGGCTGGCCGGCCTGTCGATGGTGGCGACGACCTTCTCGTCCGATACCCCGAACTGGGTCACCGAGCAGGTCCGCAAGTTCGGTGTCGCTGGAAACTGGCAGTGGTGGGCCTTCGTCCTGACGGGCGTGGCGACCGTCTTCTTCTTCGCCCGCCTGTGGCGCCGCTCCGGGGTGATGACGGATCTCGAATTTTACGAGTTGCGCTATTCCGGCAAGGCCGCGTCCGTCGTCCGCGGCTTCCGAGCCGTTTACCTCGGCCTGTTCTTCAACTGCTTCATCATGGGCATGGTGACGCTCGCCGCGTGCAAGATCGCCAACATTCTCTTCGGCCTCGACAACTGGCAGACGATCCTGATCTGCGGTGTGCTCAACGTCGTCTTCGCCGCGCACTCCGGCCTGTGGGGCGTGCTGATCATCGACATGGTGCAGTTCTTCATCAAAATGACCGCTGTCTTTGCCGCGGCCTATTTCGCGCTGAAGGAAGTGGCTCGTCGCACGGGTGTGGGGGAGACGGCATTCGCCGGCCTACACAAGCTGGTGGAAGTCTTGGGCACCCAGCAGGTCGTGACGCCGAAGGGTGCGCAGCCCGTAATGTCAGTGGCGGATGGCACCGGCCAGCCGATCCTCGACGTGCTGCCGAACTTTGGCATGTGGGATCTCGCGCTGATGATCTTCCTCGTTCCTATCGCCATCGGCTGGTGGGCGAACTGGTATCCTGGTGCCGAGCCTGGCGGTGGCAGCTACATCGCTCAGCGCATGCTCGCCTCGAAGTCAGAGAAGGACTCGCTCGGCGGCACCCTGTTCTTCAATATCGCCCATTACGTTCTCCGCCCGTGGCCGTGGATCATCACCGCTCTCTGCTCGATCATCGTCTATCCCGACCTCGCTTCGATCAAGGAAGCCTTCCCCGATGCCAATCCAAATCTGATCGGCCACGACAGCGCTTTCCCGGCGATGCTCAAATTCCTGCCGGTCGGGTTCATGGGTCTTATGGTCGGTGGGTTGATCGCAGCGAACTCGTCCACTATCCTAACCCACCTGAACTGGGGTGCCTCCTATCTCGTCCACGACTTCTATCGCCGTTTCATTAAAACGGATGGGACCGAAAAACACTACGTGTCGGTTGGCCGAGTCTGCACTCTTCTCCTGTATGTGGTTGCGGCTTCCCTCAGCTATGCGCTCACCTCGGCCCAGGAAGCATTTGAAGCTTTGATCAACATCGGTGCGGGCACCGGACTCCTTTACATCGTCCGCTGGTTCTGGTGGCGGGTGAATGCATGGTGCGAAATCGTTGCCATGGCTGCGGCGGTAGTGACCTCGGTAACTCTCTTCGCACTGAAAAAGACCGGTCACGAGATTCCTTTTGCACCCGGCGTCATTTGCTCAGTCGCCTTTACCACGGTTTGCTGGCTTTCGATGGCCTTCCTGGCTCCTCAGACGGACCGCAAGACGCTGATCTCTTTCTTCAGGAAAGTGCAGCCGGCCGGTCCGGGTTGGAATTCCGTCCGCCGCGAAGCCGGAGTGCCCGAAAGCACTGTGAAAGCCTCCGGAGACCACATGGGTCTCGCCACTCTCGGCTGGGTTTCCGGCTGCGCGCTCATCTGGTCGTCTCTTTTCGCCATCGGCAAATTCCTCTACGGCGAGATGACCATGGCGTGGATCCTCACCGGCGTTCTCGTCGTGAGCGGCCTCGTCCTGCTTCAGGTGATCCGCAAGCTCTGGAGCTAG
- a CDS encoding thioredoxin family protein translates to MAEVRSTFSLRPGDAAPPFQLPAPDETVHDIHDIRGNEGLLVVFACNHCPYVIHLADQVGGLASEIETEGVNTVAISSNDIEKYPQDAPEHMATFAEQHGWNFPYLFDETQEVAKAYGAACTPDFFLFDRELRLYYAGQFDDSRPKSGQVATGADLRAAVKSMLAGEEGPERPFPSSGCNIKWKHGSEPPYFA, encoded by the coding sequence ATGGCTGAAGTCCGTTCCACCTTTTCCCTGCGTCCCGGCGATGCTGCTCCGCCGTTCCAATTGCCGGCTCCCGATGAGACGGTGCATGATATTCACGATATCCGCGGCAATGAGGGTCTGCTGGTTGTGTTTGCCTGCAATCACTGCCCCTACGTGATCCACCTCGCCGATCAGGTTGGCGGGCTTGCTTCGGAGATCGAGACCGAGGGGGTGAACACGGTGGCGATCTCCTCGAACGATATCGAGAAGTACCCGCAGGACGCGCCGGAGCACATGGCGACCTTCGCCGAGCAGCATGGCTGGAACTTCCCGTATCTCTTCGATGAAACGCAGGAAGTGGCGAAGGCCTACGGAGCTGCTTGCACGCCGGATTTCTTCCTCTTCGACCGCGAGCTGCGGCTCTACTACGCGGGCCAATTCGACGACTCGCGTCCGAAGTCCGGGCAGGTCGCGACTGGTGCAGACCTGCGTGCTGCGGTGAAATCGATGCTCGCGGGCGAGGAGGGCCCGGAGCGGCCATTCCCTAGCAGCGGCTGCAACATCAAGTGGAAACATGGCAGCGAACCGCCCTATTTTGCCTGA
- the moeB gene encoding molybdopterin-synthase adenylyltransferase MoeB, giving the protein MPDLTPEERQRYARHLSIPNVGEEGQLKLKASSVLMIGTGGLGSPAALYLAAAGVGRIGLIDPDTVDRSNLQRQILHGESWVGKPKLESAADRLREINPHIELELLPIRFTPDNALDLVSRYDVVLDGCDNFPTRFLSNDACFFLKKPCVYGSIFRFEGQVTVFAPHLGGPCYRCMLPTMPPPGAAPSCEEAGVLGVLPGVIGSLQAMETIKLLLGIGEPPLGKLTCYDALNTSFRNLRLRRDPSCRLCGDHPSISSVKNDETTASDSCSIPGMSTITVEELAARLAAGETPYILDVRQPEEEAEGTIPGAILIPLATLPERLGELPADREILVHCRSGGRSARAVNFLHEAGFPQAVNVEGGINAWKSL; this is encoded by the coding sequence ATGCCCGACCTGACCCCGGAAGAACGCCAGCGCTACGCCCGCCACCTCTCGATCCCGAACGTGGGCGAGGAAGGCCAGCTCAAGCTGAAGGCGTCCTCCGTCCTCATGATCGGCACCGGCGGTCTCGGCTCACCCGCAGCACTTTACCTCGCGGCGGCAGGTGTCGGCCGGATCGGCCTGATCGACCCTGACACCGTGGACCGCTCCAATCTCCAGCGGCAAATCCTCCATGGCGAATCCTGGGTCGGAAAACCGAAGCTGGAGAGTGCGGCCGACCGCCTGCGCGAGATCAATCCCCACATCGAACTCGAGCTTCTCCCCATCCGCTTCACCCCGGACAACGCCCTCGACCTCGTCTCCCGCTACGACGTGGTGCTGGATGGCTGCGACAACTTCCCCACCCGCTTCCTCTCCAATGACGCCTGCTTCTTCCTGAAAAAGCCCTGCGTCTATGGCTCCATCTTCCGTTTCGAGGGCCAGGTCACCGTCTTCGCACCCCACCTCGGCGGCCCCTGCTACCGCTGCATGCTGCCCACCATGCCACCACCTGGCGCCGCACCGTCCTGCGAGGAAGCCGGCGTGCTCGGCGTGCTGCCCGGCGTGATCGGCTCGCTCCAAGCGATGGAAACCATCAAGCTCCTCCTCGGCATCGGCGAGCCACCGCTGGGCAAGCTGACCTGCTATGACGCGCTGAATACCAGCTTCCGCAACCTCCGCCTGCGCCGCGATCCCTCCTGCCGCCTGTGCGGCGACCATCCCTCGATCTCCTCCGTCAAAAACGACGAAACCACCGCCTCAGACTCCTGCTCCATTCCCGGCATGTCCACCATCACCGTTGAAGAACTCGCCGCTCGCCTCGCCGCAGGCGAAACGCCCTACATCCTCGATGTCCGCCAGCCTGAGGAAGAGGCGGAAGGCACCATTCCCGGTGCCATTTTGATCCCGCTCGCCACCTTGCCCGAGCGGCTCGGCGAACTCCCCGCCGACCGGGAAATCCTGGTCCACTGCCGGTCCGGCGGTCGCTCGGCCCGCGCGGTCAATTTCCTCCACGAAGCCGGATTCCCTCAGGCAGTGAACGTGGAAGGCGGCATCAACGCGTGGAAATCGCTTTGA